The Cardinium endosymbiont cEper1 of Encarsia pergandiella nucleotide sequence ATTCAAAATGGGTTAACCCGTTATGGCGTGCACAATGGATTATGGGCCGTTATACTCGCTTCATTCCTATTTGGCATAGTACATTTTAAAGGAGGTCTTATCTATATGGGACTCGCGGCTATAGCTGGTTTTTTATATGGATATGCCTATTACAAAACAGGTAAAGTAGTATGCGCGATGATCGTCCATTTTGCTGTAAATCTACTCCACTTTTTACTATTTACCTATCCCATGGCAATGGCTAAATAAGATTGTTTCTTCTAAAGAAGCAAAGCTTAACGATGGTTTTAGCAGCTTAAGTCTATTGGTCATCATATGCATGTATCATATTTTGAATAAAATATTTCCAAACCATTAAATTTTTTTCTAGTGCTTATTTGCGCATTATAACAATATACTAGTATGCTATATAATTTTAATACTTTATTTTAACCAATTTTATGTCAGCACCTCTAAGCAGCTGTTTGTCCAAACCATCTATCTATAATTTAACTGAAAAAGAATTGATACTTTGGTTGACAGAACAGGGTGAAAAACCTTTCCGTGGTGGCCAAATTTGGAAATGGATCTACCAAAAACGGGTCAATAGCTTTAGTGCAATGAGTGACTTAAGTGTAACCACTCGATCGCTACTAGATAAACACTTTTCATTGACTTCCATAGTAGAAGATAAGGTTCAATATGCTAAGGATGGAACGATTAAATGTTTACTGAAACTGCATGATGGCCATTTAATTGAAACAGTTTTAATGGAACATAGGTATGGGCTATCGATTTGTGTTACCACACAAGTGGGTTGTAATATTGGTTGTACATTTTGTGCCAGCGGTCTCCTACCCAAGAAAAGAGATTTAACAGCAGGCGAAATAGTAGAGCAATTCCTCCATATGCAAAAAAAGTTGGATACAGCGCCTGGGCAAAAAAGAATTAGCCATATCGTTGTCATGGGTATTGGAGAACCATTCGATAATTATGATCATCTTTTGCGCTTCATACATATTGTCAACCATGCAAAAGGCCTTGCTATTGGTGCACGACATATTACGGTTTCTACCAGTGGACTAGATCGCAAAATAAGAACTTTTGCAGATGAAGGTCTACAGGTGAATCTTGCCCTTTCCTTGCATGCAGCCAACAATATACTACGTACACGGATTATGCGGCTCAATACAGCTATTCCCATAGAAAAACTTATGGAAGCGATAGATTACTATCTGGAAAAAACAAATAGACGCCTAACTTTTGAATATATTCTACTAAAAGATGTGAATGACTCAGAATCATGTGCTTTTGAGTTAGCCAATTTAATTTTGGCACGCAAGCAACGCCACTTGATTCATGTAAATCTTATTCCCTATAACCCAGTAAATGAATTAGGCCATTACAAACGCAGTCTACCCAAAACCATTTATCATTTTATTTCTACACTGCGTGCACAGGGCATTTATGCAATCGTGCGTGGAGAACATGGTACAGATATTGACGCCGCTTGTGGACAATTGCGGAGCAAACAACTACACTATAAACTAAGCCATTGATTCATACAGCAACTTTTAGTATAAATAATTTAAAAATGGTAACTTGATGTATCTGCTACTGATTAGCAAGCAAATATTTACGTTAATATGTCCAAGATTTTTTACCTAAATATCGAAATATTATGAATAAAACAGCTGTTACTAAGGAACAAATTTTAGCCTATCATGCCCAATTTCCTGCTGGTAAAATAGGTACCTGTGTCACCAAATCCCTTCATACACCTCGTGATATCATTACAGCTTATACACCTGGTGTCGGTGTAATTTGCGAAGAAATTGCTGCCTGTAGTGACCGTATTTACCAATATACCAATAAAGGCAACTTGGTAGGTGTGCTATCCAACGGTACAGCTGTATTAGGTTATGGACATATCGGACCTTTAGCCGCTAAACCAATTATGGAAGCAAAGGCAATGATCTTAAAAAGGTTTGCTGGTGTGGATGCTTTTGATGTCGAAATTGATGCAACTGCTCCTGAAGAAGTGATACAGGTTATTAAAGCATTGGCGCCTACTTTTGGTGCCATTAACCTAGAAGATATTAAAGCACCTGAATGCTTCCAGATTGAAGAATCTTTAATAGATCAATTGGATATACCGATTATGCATGATGACCAACATGCTACGGCTATTGTGGTAGCGGCTGCTTTATTAAATGCCTTATTAATTGCAAATAAAGATATTACAGAGATACAAATCGTTTTTAGTGGAGCTGGTGCAGGAGCCATTGCAACGGCAAAACTTTTGATTGCCTTAGGCGCCAATCCGGCGCAGATTGTTATGTGTGATAGACAAGGAGTGATTCGTCGGGGTAGTGATACACTTACTCCTATTAAAGCACCTTTTGCTACAGACCGCCCCGTGCATACCTTACATGATGCAGTAATCGGATCAGATGTTTTTATAGGACTCTCTTCTGGGAACATATTAATGAGCCAAAGTATAGAGCGAATGGCTAAGGATCCTATTATTTTTGGATTAGCCAATCCTTTACCAGAAATTTCT carries:
- a CDS encoding malic enzyme-like NAD(P)-binding protein, producing MNKTAVTKEQILAYHAQFPAGKIGTCVTKSLHTPRDIITAYTPGVGVICEEIAACSDRIYQYTNKGNLVGVLSNGTAVLGYGHIGPLAAKPIMEAKAMILKRFAGVDAFDVEIDATAPEEVIQVIKALAPTFGAINLEDIKAPECFQIEESLIDQLDIPIMHDDQHATAIVVAAALLNALLIANKDITEIQIVFSGAGAGAIATAKLLIALGANPAQIVMCDRQGVIRRGSDTLTPIKAPFATDRPVHTLHDAVIGSDVFIGLSSGNILMSQSIERMAKDPIIFGLANPLPEISYRDAMATRPDVIFATGRSDFPNQVNNLIAFPYIFRGALDVGASAINGAMQQAAVQAIQKLAQEEVPVGIRKYYGETIHFGKEYILPKPMDTRLLSTVSIAVAHAAMDSGIARSPINDWDAYAVQLLKRVNHQN
- the rlmN gene encoding 23S rRNA (adenine(2503)-C(2))-methyltransferase RlmN, which gives rise to MSAPLSSCLSKPSIYNLTEKELILWLTEQGEKPFRGGQIWKWIYQKRVNSFSAMSDLSVTTRSLLDKHFSLTSIVEDKVQYAKDGTIKCLLKLHDGHLIETVLMEHRYGLSICVTTQVGCNIGCTFCASGLLPKKRDLTAGEIVEQFLHMQKKLDTAPGQKRISHIVVMGIGEPFDNYDHLLRFIHIVNHAKGLAIGARHITVSTSGLDRKIRTFADEGLQVNLALSLHAANNILRTRIMRLNTAIPIEKLMEAIDYYLEKTNRRLTFEYILLKDVNDSESCAFELANLILARKQRHLIHVNLIPYNPVNELGHYKRSLPKTIYHFISTLRAQGIYAIVRGEHGTDIDAACGQLRSKQLHYKLSH